TTTTTTTTGTTATTTTCATTATTTCACTTTCGCCAAAAGCTTTTGTGCCATCTTCATATTCTGCAACTAACCTGATTAAGTCCTCAGAAATGGGAATTACTTTACCGTTAATTGCTAAAACTTCAGATGCATACTCTATTGCCTTTGTAAAGCTCCCTAAAATTTTTGTAAGTGCTGTCAAAATGATATTTCCTACACTATGACCTGCCAAAAATCCATCTTTAAACCTGTAAGAAAAAAGTTGTCCTAAAATTTCCTCATCTTTTGCAAGCGCAACCAAGTTATTTCTAACATCACCCGGTGGAAGAACGTTATATTCTTTTCTTAAAACCCCAGAACTTCCTCCCTCATCGGTTACAGCAATTATAGCTTTTAAATCTATATTATTGAAATATTTCAATCCTCTTAAAAGCGTTGAGACTCCAGTTCCACCACCAACTACTGTTAGATTCATTACTTCACATCCCTATGTTCCAAAAGAACTTCATACCTTTGCCTATAAATACTTGCAAGCTCTTCAGCAAAGAAAACTGATCGGTGTTGGCCTCCAGTACAGCCTATACCAATACTGAGTTCCATTCTTCCCTCATTTTCATATCTTTTCAGCGCAAAATCAACAACGTTTTTTATCATTTCTATATATTCCTTAACTCCTTGAGTATTATACAAAAACTCTTTTACTTTTTCATCTCTTCCACTTTTTTCTCTCAAGTCTTTTATATAAAAGGGATTAGGAAAAAATCGAACATCAAAAATAAAATCTACATCTAAAGGCAATCCATATTTAAATCCAAAACTTAAAATTCTTACCAAAAATTTCTTTTTAACACTACCTAATATTTCCACTAATTTTTCTCTAAGCTGATGTGGATTCAAATTAGAAGTATCGATTACTATGTCGGAAAATTCTAAAGCTTTTGTTAAAATTTCCCTTTCAAGCTGTATTGCTTTTTCAAGAGAATTTACTCTCTTAAGAAGAGGATGATTCCTTCTAGTGTGGGCAAACCTGTTAATTATAATCGCATCTTTTGCAGTTAAAAAAATGACCTTCAGATTACTAGCATATTTCTTCTTTAAATTATTTAAAATCTCATCAATACGTTCAAAATTTTCGCTTCTAGCATCTAAGACAAAAGCAATGTTGTCTACATTCATAGATATTACTGGTAAAATTGTTTCAACCAAATTTATGGGAAGATTATCTATACAATAAAATCCCATATCTTCAAGTAAACCTAAAGCTGTACTTTTACCAGCGCCCGACAACCCTGTCAGAATAATTAGGTTTTTCAATTTGTATCACCTTTTTTGTTTTAAATTTGTTTATAGTATACGGTACTCTGAAATTAATCCTTTTTAATTTTTTCTCAAATACCTTTGGATCACCAGTAACATAAAACTCAACAAATGCTTTTTTAGAGTTATTTTTTGCCAGTTTTTTTGACAACTCTTCAGCTGGGTCAATTATTCGAACCTTCGGTAATACTCTGGATATAACTCCTTTTAAAAATGGAAAATGAGTGCATCCTAAAATCAACTCTTCAATATTTTTCTTCTTTAATGGAAGCAAATAATAATTTGCTATTGCTTCAACCATTCTACCGTAAAAAATACCCTCTTCTACCAAAGAAACAAAAAGCTGAGTTGATTTTTGATATACTTCTTTATTTTCCATTTCAAGGTATTTTTTATAAATCCCATTACTAACTGTAATATTTGTTCCAATAACTCCCACCTTTTCACTTTTTGGTGCCTGAATCGCAGCTTTAATTATGCTATTATATTTAATGCCTAAATCCAAATTTTTCTCTAGTATAATTGAATCTGTTGTATTACAGGCTGCAAAAATTTCATTAACTCCTTTTTTGTGAAAAAACTCTGCAAATTCAAAAATAAAGCTCTCCAGAACTTCTGGAGTTTTAATACCATAAGGAGCTCTTTCGGTATCTGCAATATAAATATAATGTGCTCCATTAATGTAAGTGAGCTTCTTTAATACAGAAATACCACCTATCCCCGAATCAAATAGACCTATCTTCAAGGCTTCTTTCCTCCAGATCATTCAACCTTTTCAAAATTTCGTTAATCTTTTCCGTTAAATAATACTCTCTCTCAATTAATTCACACAACATTACCAAAAGTCTTTCATCGGTAGATGAAAGCTCTTCATATTTTTCATTTAGCTCTTTAATTCTTTTTTCAATGTAATCTAAAATTTTTTCATCTGAATCAGATTCAACAATATAGTTTCTTCCGTTAATATTAAACCTTTTCTTGATCATTTATCTCCGTTGAACTCTCCATTAAATTTTTTAATTTTCCAAGCAATTTATCAAAAGTTCCGTTGATCTCCTCTTTTAAAGTTCTGTTTTCTTGTTCAAGTTGATTAGCCCTCTCTATTGCTGCATTTAATTCTTTCCAAAGTTCCTTATTTTCTTTCTGGAGCTCTTGATATTTATTTATCAAATCTTCAAAAGCCTGTTCTAATTCCTTAATTTTCTCTTCCATCACCTCATCCCCCTTTTCCTATAATCAAAATGTCTGTAATATGATTTATGAAATTAACAAATGGTTCCATAATCATAGGAAGTATCCATATCAATAACATACCCAATAAAAATAATATACCATAAACTTCGTATTTTATATACCAATCCCAGTATTCATCAGGCAAAAAAGCACCTAAAAGCTTTGAACCATCCAATGGAGGAATAGGAAACAAAGAAAAAATAGCATAAGTTAAACTCCATTTACATGCTTTATAAAAAGTAACGTATACAAATTTATTATCAACTTCTTTTGCTATTATACCATACAGAATAAATAATCCAACACCTAAAATCGAACCAATCAGTGAAGAAAAAATTAAAACTTTTCTTATTCTTCTATTTTTCATTGGAACAACCGGTATTGGTCTTGACCACCCAAAATCAAATAATATAAAAGCTGTTGTTCCTATAGGATCAAGGTGTACGAACGGATTCAGCGAAGTCCTTTTTAACTTTTTTGGAGTACTATCTCCTGCTAACACAACAAGATGTGCTTTTAACAATTCTCTAGGATAAACAACCAGTATAACTGCTAAAAATCCTGTAAGAAGATTAATAATTACTTTTTCAATCGTAACAATCACCTTCTTTAATCTCACGAGCAAGCATTTTTAAATTTTGTACTGTTTGCTCATCCATACCATGCTTCCACCAGAAAGGTAACACTGTATTATTCAATAACACTGGATCTTCTTTTCCGCTTAGTTTTCCTTCACTGACAAGTTTTAACCAATCTTCAGTTCCCACAATTGGTGTAAACTCATTAATTGAAAAACTTATACCTTCACTTTTACATATCTTCATCGCATTTATAACATCTTCAACCTTTTGTCCCGGTATATTTACCATAATATAAGCAGAGATCTCTTCTTCAGTAAAACCTGCATTTCTTAAAATTCTTGCTGCGTTAACTAAATCCTTATCAACTACCTTTCCACCAGTTTTTAATTGTAATTCTCCAGATGTTTCATATCCTAATTTTATAGTTTTAAAATTAAGTTCTTTCATTAAAAATGCAAGCTCTTCATCTATGAGTCTAGCATGTATACCATTTGGGAGATGAAATCTAATATCCTTACTAAAATTTTTCTCTAAAAGTTTTTTTAATATAACCTTTGCATGTTTATTTGAATTTACCAAAAATGCGTCATCAAAAAATACTACATCTTTTACTTTAAATTTTTCAACATACCTTTCAATATCACTAACAACCCTTTCAGGATCTCTAAACTTTATTCCATCCCATAATTTATGAGCAACACAATACGAACATTTAAATGGGCATCCCAAAGTAGTTAAAAATACTAGATAACCAATATTTTCATATACATCATACAATGGCGAAAGCTCCATAAACCAATCTATGCCTATCCTTTTAACACTTTTACCAGTCAAATCTTCCAACATCTTTGGAATTCTATTTAAATCACTAAATGGAAAAATTATTGCATTAGTTTTCCTTGCATGTTGTGGTAAATTTCTTACATAAAATCCTCCAAAAAATATTGGAACTTTATTACCGTAGTAGCCTCTTAAAAAATTAATCGTATCCCAATATCCTGGATACCAGTAAGTTAATGTTGAAGTTACAAAAATAGCATCAACATTTCCAACTTCCTTAAGTTTATCATAAAAGTACTGTTCTGGAGCACCATAACGTTTGTATTTTCTTGGAACAAATGCCAAAACATCAGGTTTTTTTATCTCTACAAATGGAAACTTTCCTGTACCATAAAACTTATCTTTGGGGACTTTTGTAAATTTTTGTAAAGACTTATCATGCCTATTCATTAAATCTATAAAATGTATTTCAATTCCTAACTTTTTCAAATATGAAGCAATATATAAAAGCCCAATTGGCTTTAACCAGAAATCATATGCTGCAAAATCTTCTATCCATGGATTAACAAGCAATATTTTCATAAAAGTAATAAATCCCCCTAAGTCCGAGTTCTAAGTCGTAAATTATATCTTTTTTCAAATATTCCCTTATAAGTTTTGATTGACCTCCTGTGTATATTATAGGAGCGCTTTTCAAATCATAATCACTTTTTATTCTTTCAATAGTATAATCTATACCTCCAAGAATTGTATTTATAACCCCGATTCTAATATTTGATCCGGTATCTTTTCCAACAAAAGTATCTGAAGGTTTTAATTCAACCTTTGGTAATTTAGCGGTTCCTTTAAAAAGCGCATTAACCATCATATTAAATCCTGGAATTATTACTCCACCTTCATATCTGTTCTCTTTTAATACTTCTATTGTAATTGCTGTCCCAAAATCAACAACTATTGCATCTTTTCCATAATCTCTGCTAGCAGCAATTACATCAACAACTCTATCTGCTCCTATCTCCTCTGGAGTATTTACATTCCAAATAATTTCATTATACTCTTTAGCACTAACAAATATAGCCTTTTTATTTAAATATTTTTCTGCAAAAAATTCAAATATATAGTTTATATTCGGTACTACCGAAGAAACCACTATATCTTTAAAATCATTTCTATAAAACATCTTTAAAAATACATACAATTCATCCTCTGTTTGGATGGAATGTGTAGAAACCCTTTTAATATCAAATGATTTTCCATCCTTTGTTAAGGCAATTGTTGTATGTGTATTTCCCACATCAAAAAGTAAGAGCACATTACCACCTCGTAGTAAGAGATGTATCCACTTTTGGGATAATATTATATTTCTCAAGTAAATTTCTTACATCTTTTGTTACATAAAACCTTACAATTTGAATCAAATTACTAGTCATTAATTTATAAGCAGGATATTCCCTTACATATTCGTCAAAAGAAAGTACGTGTTCTTTCCAAGAATCATAAATATAAATATTGCTCTTTAAAAATTCATCAGGATGAACAAGAGATAATTTATACGGTGTATCAACCTTAAATATTTCATCAAAATTTGAAAGTATTTTTAACAACTCTTCTCTATCTGATTCATCAGATATTTCAACAGCCTTTTCTAGCCTTAGCCTTATCTTTTGTAAAATATCCATTGCAAATCCTTGACTTGCCGCTGATGGATCTATACCCTCAACTGAAAATGGAGTTTCAAGGATTGTCTTCCAAAAATCTCTATTCTTCAACCTTTCTACAATTTCATAAGCCATAACTATATCTAACTCTACTGGTTGCAAATCTATCTCAAAATTTAAGATCTTTTCTTTTGTATCTTCAAAAGAACTTATGTTATACTCTTCCACTATCTGATTAAAGCATATTTCAACTTCATTAATTATCCTTTGATCTGTTAATTCCATAAATGTTTCAAGATTTTCCACTCTCTCTTTTAATTTTAAAGGTCTATAACAAAGCTCCAATAAATCTTGAATCATTAAATCCGCTGCACGTGACGTCTTATGGAAATAAACATTCTTGTACATCATGAACCTACCAAACAATGTAGTATAAATCTCATCAATCACCTTGATATTATATGCCAGAAATTTTTTACCATCTTTTTCAACAACCATGGAATTTCTTACAAGCCTATCTAAAGAACCTGTTCCGAATCCTCTTGTTCCTGCAAAATATGAATCTCTTAAAACAAAATCCATTCTATCGGCACCAAGGGGTCCTTGTATCACAGCAAATTCTATTGTACCTTCATTTTCACCTTTATAAGTTTCTACGACCTTTTCCATGACTTTTCTAAAGTCATCTTCTAAATCGTCAACTTCTCCCAATACCATATTGAGATCTTCTAAAACAGCGTTCTTTAATTTTTCAGGTGCTCTTTCAAAGACTTTATACATTGCCTTAGGCATATACTCAAGCAAAATTTTTTCACGGTACTCATCATGACCGTCTTCTAACCCCATATTTTTGTAAACTACCTCGTCAAATTGATGACTGAAAGGTCCATGACCAATGTCATGTAAGAGCCCTGCAAGTCTTAAAATCCTAACTTTTGCTGGATCATCTCCAAACAAATGGCTAGCATACATTCCAGAAATATGCATTACTCCAAGAGAATGTGCAAAACGTGTATGAGTTGCACATGGATAAACATATTCTGAACCTACAAGTTGTGATAAATATCTCAACCTTTGCATTGCTTTCGTATCTGATGCTATTATTTCAAGTGGATACATAAAAATTTCAGCATGAATAGGATCCCTCGATACTTTATAATACATAAAATACACCTCTTTTCTAAGTTCAATTTTGAGACATTTTCTTAAATATAAATTCAACAACTACATTAATTGCCTTTTCATTAAAACCACCACGTGGAATTATTAAATCTGCATATTTTTTACTTGGTTCAACGTATGCATCATGCATTGGTTTTACCATGTTTAAGTATTGATTTATTACACTATCTATAGTTCTTCCCCTCTCCTTTATATCTCTTTCAAGCCTTCTTATAAACCTTACATCACTTTCTGCATCAACAAAAATGGAAAGATCATAAAACTTTCTTAATTCTTCGTAGTACAACGCAAATATACCCTCAATTATTATCACCGGTTTTGGATCTAATAATGTAAAATTTCCGGTTCTAGTATACTGTGCAAAATCATACTCGGGCAATTTTATGCTTTTTCCATCCAAAAGTTCTTTTAAATGATCTACAAGCAAAGAAAATTCAATCATATCAGGGTGGTCATAATTATACTTTTTCCTTTCTTCAAAAGGCACATGACTCATATCTTTATAATAGTTATCCATTGGCAAAATAACACTATTTGACTCCCCTATAATCTCATTTATCTTCTGAGCTACAGTTGTCTTTCCCGAACCTGTTCCTCCTCCAATCCCAATTATAAACATAACCTATCACCTTATTCCTAATTTTCCATCTTTTTCTACAAAATAACGATCAAGTATTAAATGCAGTACATACCCAGATACTGAAATTATACCAAGAAATAGTGCATTATTTAAATTAGAAGTGATATAAAATGTTCCATACCCAATAATACCACCATATATTAAAGATGCCCATACTGTATGTAAAGGGCCTCTATGACGTGGTATAATTAGCTCATACAAAATGCCTATTAATATTCCAAAAAGAAAAGAAAACAAAAATCTTAAAAACACATCTTCAACATTTAAATTAAAATAAGAAATTATAATTTCTCCAGTAAACTCAAAATAAATTGCCGCTGAAATAGTAAGTAATTTTACAAATCTGTGTAAAAGAGAATGATTGTGATCAATATCTGGCATATCGGAAGAAAGAACAAATATCAAAAAACCTATAGCAATAATTTTATCTTCGGGCATTGAAAAATTCAAAAATTGAGAAGCTATCTTGTAAATAAGCAAGACAAAGGGGTAAAAATAAATTCCAAAATTTACATGCGTATTAAAATTGGGCAAAACTAATCACTCCTTAATCTGGATATTAGATCTATTAGAATATCTTTAGAAGTATCATTTAAATCTAACTTTCTTATTTTTGAGATTGATTCTTCAAACAAAGTATACATAGCATTCTTAGCTTTTTTAATTGCTCCACTTTTTAAAATCTGATCTAAAATATATTGTATTTCTTCGGAAGATTTTTCTTGTTTTGAATAAACTTCAAAAAATTTTTCATCATACTCTCCAAAATCAATTAATGCAGTTAATTTACCTTCCAAAATATCTGTAACATTAGATTTTCCAGATTTTTCATCGAATGTACTTATAATATCATCTCTAATTTGAAAGGCTATTCCTGCTGGAATAATTGCATCTTCAATCTTTTTCTTATCAATATTCTCATTTGAAAGTAACACCCCTAGATAAAATGGATAAAAAAATGTATAATATGCCGTTTTCAATCTAGCAATCTCAAGAGAAATTTTATCTTCATCTGGTTTATATTTTCCTAGAGAATATAAAACATCAAGTGTTTGACCATAACCTGTGTTTATATAGCAATTTGAAAACTCCTCTAAAAATTTTGATGATAAATTCAATTTACTTAGCTGTCTGATAGCAATAAAAAATAGTATGTCACCAAATACCAAAGCCAAATCTTCACCAATTTTTTCATTGTTATTTTTTTCTTTAAATTCTTCATAAAAAACTACATGCAATGATGGAAGTCCCCGTCTTAAAGTAGACCGATCCATTATATCATCGTGAATTAAAAGAAAACAATGCATAATTTCTATTACCGCAGCTATCTTATATAATTTTTCATAATCTAATTCTTTTTTTGCATATGAAGTTGCACCTAATAAAAATAAAAGAGGGCGTATTCTTTTGCCTGGTCTTAAACAATACTCTACCATCCTCTTAATTAACGACTCTATTTGTTTTGGTGGGTTGACTTTATTTTCCAAAATAACTTTTTCAATGTACTCTTCCACTTTTTTTTGATGCATTTTTTTAAATTCATTAAAATCCATTTTTATCCTCCCAAGTAATCTTCATCTTTATCTCCAACTAACTTTTTAAGTATTTCATAGTACATAGAGTTTCTTGTCACAATATTTGAAAGAGCCTTTTTTATTATCTCTAGATCTTCACCAGAAAAATCACCACTATCTATTGCTTGAACCAAATCTTTAACAACTTCGGGCATTTCTATGTAAGAAAGCGCAATTGCAGCTTGCGCGCCATATTTTTTTCTATCAGCATCCTCCAGGAGAAAATATCTCAATATTTTATAAACTTTTTCACCATCTCCAAGTTTTGAAAGCGCTTCATAAATTATTAATTCTGCTTCTTCAAAATCAAAAAGCGATAACACATTATAGAGATCCTTTTTTATCCTTTCATCTCCAAGATCAGCAAGTAAATCTATAATATAAAGAAGCGTTATATCATTCCTATTACCTTCATGGAGTCTTTTTTTAAATTCCCTGTATAAAGGATCTTTTGAAGCTTCTCCCAATTTAAATAAAGTTTCTGATGCAATCTCTTTAACCTGAGAATCTTCATCCTCCAAAAGCTTTATTAAATCATCTATTGCTTGTTCTCCTTTTTCCTCTATTATCCTTTTTATAAGTTCTTCTCTTTCCATATTAGCCCTCCAAAATATTTTATTCTTGTTAATTATTATACCATAATTGCTTATTCTGCACTATTATAACTCTATATGATCTACACAAAAAATGGATGTTGTCTCATCATTTTCTCCTAAACTATATTACCCCATCACCAAATGCCGTTTCTTTTTTAACATTTGAATAATGCGATAACGCATCTTTCTGCCTTTTATGTCTATAAATTATTCTATTCTAATTTAATTTGTTTTGCCTATTCATTGTTTTAGCATTTTCTGATATAATTATTAACGACAATAGCTGTTAGTTTAAAAAAGGGGTGAACAAATGATAGCAAGTGGAGGATTTAGAAAATATATAGCAATTACAGGAAGAAGAAATGTTGGAAAATCATCTTTTATGAACGCACTTATTGGACAAGATGTTTCAATAGTTAGCAACGTAGCAGGGACAACTACCGATCCTGTATTTAAAAGCATGGAACTTTCTCCAATTGGCCCTGTTACTTTAATAGATACTCCTGGACTTGACGATATTGGAGAACTTGGTCAAAAAAGAATTGAAAAAGCAAAAAAAACTTTATATAGAGCAGATTGTGGAATACTAATAGTTGACAGTCAACCAAAAGAATATGAACACCAAATAGTAGAAATTTTCAAACAATTAGAAATCCCATATATTATTGTTATTAATAAAATAGACACAATAAACAGTGATGAAGTTGAAGAAACGTATAAAAAATTTAATGTACCAATAGTTAAAGTTTCCGCCTTAAAAAAGATAGGTTTTGAAAATATTGGAAATGTAATAGATTCTGTAATTCCTAAAGATGATGAAATTCCATATCTTTCTGATTTAATAGATGGGGGAGATCTTGTAGTTTTGGTAGTTCCAATAGATCTGGGAGCACCAAAGGGAAGGTTAATTATGCCACAAGTGCACGCAATAAGAGAAGGTTTGGATAAGGAAGCATTAGTTCTTGTTGTCAAAGAAAGAGAATTAAGATATGCACTTGAAAACATAGGAATGAAGCCAAAGATTGTGGTAACTGATTCTCAAAGTGTAATGAAAGTAGTTTCTGATGTACCTGAAGAAATAAAACTTACAACGTTTTCTATACTTGAATCAAGATACAGAGGTGATCTAAATTATTTTGTAGAAAGTGTAAAGCATATTGAAAACTTAAAAGACGGAGATAAAGTAATAATTATGGAAGGTTGTACCCATAGACCACTTACAGAAGATATTGGAAGAGTTAAGATCCCAAGATGGCTTACAAATCATACCGGCGCAGCACTTGAATTTAAAGTGTGGGCTGGTGTTGATATGCCTGAATTAAATGAAATAGAAGATGCAAAGCTTGTTATACACTGCGGAGGATGTGTAATGAACAGGAATTCAATGATGAGAAGAGTTAGGATGTTTAAAAGGTTAGGTATTCCAATGACAAATTATGGTGTTGCAATTTCATACCTTCACGGTGTTTTAGAAAGGGCTTTAAGTCCATTTAAGGATGTGGAAATATGAGAGAAGAAAAAGACTATCTTGGCAAAGTCGAAATTGAAGATGACAAACTATACGGTATAAGCTCCTACAGAGCACATAAACTTTTTCCAGAAACGGGCGAAAAATTTGATGAAAGATTCATCTGGGCATATTTTATGATAAAAAAGGCAGCTGCAACATTAAATAAAGAATTAGGATACTTAGATTCAAATATTGCAGATGCAATAATTTCAACATGTGATGAATGGAAAACTTTAAAAGATCATATTATTGTTGATCCTCTTTCAGGTGGCGCTGGTACATCGGTTAACATGAATATCAATGAAGTAATTGCAAACAGAGCTTCACAACTTTTAAATAAAGAAATTGGTTATGTAAAACCAATTGAACATGTTAACCTTCACCAATCAACCAATGATACATTTGTAACAGCGGGTAAAATTGCCATAATTGTAAGACTTAGGGAATTAATAGATCAAATAATTAAGCTTCAAGAAATAATTCAAGCAAAAGAAAAAGAATTCTACAGAATAAGAAAAGTTGGAAGAACACAATTAATGGATGGCCCACCAATAATGCTTGGTCAGGAATTTGGAGCATGGGCAGATGCACTTGCAAGAGATAGGTGGAGATTAAACAAAGTGGAAGAAAGAATAAGAAACGTAAATATTGGAGGCACTGCAATAGGTACTGGAATAGGAGCTCCAAAAAATTACGTATTAAAAATAGTTAATGTACTCAGAGAAATATGTAATGTGAAAATTGCAAAAGCTGATAATCTAATCGATGCAACTCAAAATATGGATGTTTTTTCTGAAATTCACGGTCTTTTAAAGGCTCTTTCAGTAAACCTATACAAAATTTCTAATGATATTAGGTTACTTAGTAGTGGGCCAAATACTTCAATAGGAGAATTAATTCTTCCAAAAGTTCAAATTGGAAGTTCTATAATGCCGGGAAAAAATAATCCGGTAGTACCTGAATATGTTATGCAAATTTCATTAGTTGTTTTCTCACACGATAGTATGATAAACCACGCAAGTGCGCTTGGAAATCTTGAACTCAATCAATTTTCACCTTTAATTGTTCACTATACATTAAAATCAATTAATTTGTTAAAAAATGCATGTTATTCTCTTTCAAATTACATTGAAAACATTAAGGCAAACGAAGAAAGATGCAGAGAAAATCTTGAAAAATCTATATCAAACCTTACCCCACTTATAAATATATTTGGGTATAATGAAGTTTCACAGGCAGTAAAAGAATCAAATTACGATGTTGATAAAGCAATAAAATTATTATCAGAAAAATTTTCTATTTCAGTTGAAGATATTAAAAAGAAAATAAATCCAGATAACCTCACAAAATTAGGGTTTTAAAATTTTTAAATCAAATTTTTAATAAATTATTTGATTTTTTTGTTTTGTGTGTTATACTTTTATAGAACACTATATATTTATAACAAAAAAGGGGGTTAAATGTATGAAGTTTTTTAATAGCTATCCTACTTTTTCCAAATTAATTCTAGTCTTAGTTATTGGGCTACTATCATTTTTAATACCACTTTGGACCATTAAGATAATTTTGTTCATAGTGGGATTATTTATTTTTTCTACTATCTTAAAAAAAGGAAAGATTGTATTTTTTATATTAGTCTTCATATTTTCTATACCCTTTATATCGGCAAAAAGATTTTCAACTAATTTTTTTGAATTCTACAACTTTTTTGGAAATTTTGAAGTAAGTTCAAATGAAAAATATATTATTCAACCTGATAAGAAGCAATTCCCAATATACAGTGATATAACAATAAACATTAAAAATCAAAATGGAGTAATTATTGAGCTAGTAGATGGAGATTCTATAGAATTTCCAT
This genomic stretch from Thermosipho africanus Ob7 harbors:
- the rapZ gene encoding RNase adapter RapZ, with the translated sequence MKNLIILTGLSGAGKSTALGLLEDMGFYCIDNLPINLVETILPVISMNVDNIAFVLDARSENFERIDEILNNLKKKYASNLKVIFLTAKDAIIINRFAHTRRNHPLLKRVNSLEKAIQLEREILTKALEFSDIVIDTSNLNPHQLREKLVEILGSVKKKFLVRILSFGFKYGLPLDVDFIFDVRFFPNPFYIKDLREKSGRDEKVKEFLYNTQGVKEYIEMIKNVVDFALKRYENEGRMELSIGIGCTGGQHRSVFFAEELASIYRQRYEVLLEHRDVK
- the murI gene encoding glutamate racemase, which translates into the protein MKIGLFDSGIGGISVLKKLTYINGAHYIYIADTERAPYGIKTPEVLESFIFEFAEFFHKKGVNEIFAACNTTDSIILEKNLDLGIKYNSIIKAAIQAPKSEKVGVIGTNITVSNGIYKKYLEMENKEVYQKSTQLFVSLVEEGIFYGRMVEAIANYYLLPLKKKNIEELILGCTHFPFLKGVISRVLPKVRIIDPAEELSKKLAKNNSKKAFVEFYVTGDPKVFEKKLKRINFRVPYTINKFKTKKVIQIEKPNYSDRVVGRW
- a CDS encoding cell division protein ZapA, giving the protein MIKKRFNINGRNYIVESDSDEKILDYIEKRIKELNEKYEELSSTDERLLVMLCELIEREYYLTEKINEILKRLNDLEERSLEDRSI
- a CDS encoding site-2 protease family protein, yielding MIVTIEKVIINLLTGFLAVILVVYPRELLKAHLVVLAGDSTPKKLKRTSLNPFVHLDPIGTTAFILFDFGWSRPIPVVPMKNRRIRKVLIFSSLIGSILGVGLFILYGIIAKEVDNKFVYVTFYKACKWSLTYAIFSLFPIPPLDGSKLLGAFLPDEYWDWYIKYEVYGILFLLGMLLIWILPMIMEPFVNFINHITDILIIGKGG
- a CDS encoding B12-binding domain-containing radical SAM protein; its protein translation is MKILLVNPWIEDFAAYDFWLKPIGLLYIASYLKKLGIEIHFIDLMNRHDKSLQKFTKVPKDKFYGTGKFPFVEIKKPDVLAFVPRKYKRYGAPEQYFYDKLKEVGNVDAIFVTSTLTYWYPGYWDTINFLRGYYGNKVPIFFGGFYVRNLPQHARKTNAIIFPFSDLNRIPKMLEDLTGKSVKRIGIDWFMELSPLYDVYENIGYLVFLTTLGCPFKCSYCVAHKLWDGIKFRDPERVVSDIERYVEKFKVKDVVFFDDAFLVNSNKHAKVILKKLLEKNFSKDIRFHLPNGIHARLIDEELAFLMKELNFKTIKLGYETSGELQLKTGGKVVDKDLVNAARILRNAGFTEEEISAYIMVNIPGQKVEDVINAMKICKSEGISFSINEFTPIVGTEDWLKLVSEGKLSGKEDPVLLNNTVLPFWWKHGMDEQTVQNLKMLAREIKEGDCYD
- a CDS encoding type III pantothenate kinase, producing the protein MLLLFDVGNTHTTIALTKDGKSFDIKRVSTHSIQTEDELYVFLKMFYRNDFKDIVVSSVVPNINYIFEFFAEKYLNKKAIFVSAKEYNEIIWNVNTPEEIGADRVVDVIAASRDYGKDAIVVDFGTAITIEVLKENRYEGGVIIPGFNMMVNALFKGTAKLPKVELKPSDTFVGKDTGSNIRIGVINTILGGIDYTIERIKSDYDLKSAPIIYTGGQSKLIREYLKKDIIYDLELGLRGIYYFYENIAC
- a CDS encoding HD domain-containing protein, which gives rise to MYYKVSRDPIHAEIFMYPLEIIASDTKAMQRLRYLSQLVGSEYVYPCATHTRFAHSLGVMHISGMYASHLFGDDPAKVRILRLAGLLHDIGHGPFSHQFDEVVYKNMGLEDGHDEYREKILLEYMPKAMYKVFERAPEKLKNAVLEDLNMVLGEVDDLEDDFRKVMEKVVETYKGENEGTIEFAVIQGPLGADRMDFVLRDSYFAGTRGFGTGSLDRLVRNSMVVEKDGKKFLAYNIKVIDEIYTTLFGRFMMYKNVYFHKTSRAADLMIQDLLELCYRPLKLKERVENLETFMELTDQRIINEVEICFNQIVEEYNISSFEDTKEKILNFEIDLQPVELDIVMAYEIVERLKNRDFWKTILETPFSVEGIDPSAASQGFAMDILQKIRLRLEKAVEISDESDREELLKILSNFDEIFKVDTPYKLSLVHPDEFLKSNIYIYDSWKEHVLSFDEYVREYPAYKLMTSNLIQIVRFYVTKDVRNLLEKYNIIPKVDTSLTTRW
- the udk gene encoding uridine kinase, which codes for MFIIGIGGGTGSGKTTVAQKINEIIGESNSVILPMDNYYKDMSHVPFEERKKYNYDHPDMIEFSLLVDHLKELLDGKSIKLPEYDFAQYTRTGNFTLLDPKPVIIIEGIFALYYEELRKFYDLSIFVDAESDVRFIRRLERDIKERGRTIDSVINQYLNMVKPMHDAYVEPSKKYADLIIPRGGFNEKAINVVVEFIFKKMSQN
- a CDS encoding metal-dependent hydrolase, which gives rise to MPNFNTHVNFGIYFYPFVLLIYKIASQFLNFSMPEDKIIAIGFLIFVLSSDMPDIDHNHSLLHRFVKLLTISAAIYFEFTGEIIISYFNLNVEDVFLRFLFSFLFGILIGILYELIIPRHRGPLHTVWASLIYGGIIGYGTFYITSNLNNALFLGIISVSGYVLHLILDRYFVEKDGKLGIR